A region from the Mycolicibacterium phlei genome encodes:
- a CDS encoding PP2C family protein-serine/threonine phosphatase, which translates to MIPVEPFQQSAVALAPAEVVAVGLTARGSTFGALVVLRRGDTGFRADELDVVARVADRAAVAFDSARLYEEQARVASVLQQSLHPPSLPDIPGVRLAACYRPAAEHLDIGGDFYDVTGSDHDWLIAIGDVCGKGVEAAALTGQTRQSLRTTAHFDRSRDVVLGAVNSVLCDLRVKQFVTVLCARIRARPGGGVGVDLATAGHPAPLIVRGDGRVEQAEVYGTAAGLVSGMRYGATALELHRGDTMVMFTDGIDEAWGAGGQYGMARLHALLPAYAGAAPEVVCEAVEQDVMEYLDGRPHDDMAMVAVTCVR; encoded by the coding sequence TTGATCCCCGTCGAACCGTTCCAGCAGTCCGCCGTCGCGCTGGCGCCGGCCGAGGTGGTCGCGGTGGGGTTGACCGCCCGCGGCAGCACCTTCGGCGCGTTGGTCGTGCTGCGACGGGGCGACACCGGCTTCCGCGCCGACGAACTCGACGTGGTGGCGCGGGTCGCCGACCGCGCGGCCGTGGCCTTCGATTCGGCGCGGCTCTACGAGGAGCAGGCCCGGGTGGCGTCGGTGCTGCAACAGAGTCTGCATCCGCCGTCCCTGCCGGACATCCCCGGTGTCCGGTTGGCGGCCTGCTACCGGCCCGCCGCCGAACACCTCGACATCGGTGGCGACTTCTACGACGTCACCGGCAGCGACCACGATTGGTTGATCGCCATCGGCGACGTGTGCGGTAAAGGGGTCGAGGCCGCCGCGCTGACCGGCCAGACCCGTCAGAGTCTCAGAACCACAGCACATTTCGACCGCAGCCGGGACGTCGTGCTCGGCGCGGTGAACAGTGTGCTGTGCGATCTGCGGGTGAAGCAGTTCGTCACGGTGCTGTGCGCGCGGATCCGTGCGCGTCCGGGTGGGGGCGTCGGGGTGGACCTGGCCACCGCGGGCCACCCGGCCCCGCTGATCGTGCGCGGGGACGGCCGCGTCGAACAGGCCGAGGTGTACGGGACCGCCGCCGGCCTGGTCTCGGGCATGCGTTACGGTGCAACGGCTCTCGAACTCCACCGCGGTGACACCATGGTGATGTTCACCGACGGCATCGATGAGGCGTGGGGCGCCGGCGGTCAGTACGGGATGGCGCGGCTGCACGCCCTGCTGCCGGCGTACGCGGGCGCCGCACCGGAAGTGGTGTGCGAGGCGGTGGAGCAGGACGTCATGGAGTACCTCGACGGCCGCCCGCACGACGACATGGCGATGGTGGCCGTCACATGCGTCCGCTGA
- a CDS encoding glycosyltransferase has protein sequence MRGNARVTDWLPYRMLMPHVDVMITNGGYGGVQYALSHGVPLIVAGETSDKAEIAARVEFCGAGIDLGTATPTVRALRAGFDRIRDQDRYRTAARRLAREIRSAAPLDSIAATLERIVAADALNRSARTGSAGAPDPDSTDDRPAPRPARPRVH, from the coding sequence ATCCGGGGTAATGCCCGTGTCACCGACTGGCTTCCGTACCGGATGCTGATGCCCCACGTCGACGTGATGATCACCAACGGCGGGTACGGCGGCGTGCAGTACGCGCTAAGCCACGGGGTGCCACTCATCGTGGCGGGGGAGACCTCCGACAAGGCCGAGATCGCGGCCCGGGTCGAGTTCTGCGGCGCCGGAATCGATCTCGGCACGGCAACGCCGACGGTGCGGGCGCTGCGGGCCGGTTTCGACCGCATCCGCGACCAGGACCGGTACCGCACCGCCGCACGTCGGCTGGCCCGCGAGATACGGTCCGCGGCGCCGTTGGACTCGATCGCCGCGACCCTCGAGCGGATCGTCGCCGCCGACGCGCTCAACCGGTCGGCGCGCACCGGAAGTGCCGGCGCACCAGATCCAGACTCAACGGATGATCGACCAGCGCCGCGGCCAGCACGGCCCCGAGTTCACTGA
- a CDS encoding cobalamin B12-binding domain-containing protein: MRPLTPLREARQHYENAPAADDRTAVAGLVERLLDDGVAPPDVLTGVVAPVQRAIGERWQRGEWTVAQEHAATAMAMAATDVVARRLNQLPVTAGHVIVTCAEREWHWLPAAIIACVLRADGWRTTQLGPATPPMRLSRYIQDLGPDAVAVSCSVLGALPTTRRFIEAATAAGVPVMVGGAALGADELRAAALGATAWAPDARAARDVITTLATVVPPAPPLPAAPAREQRALDLDQPRLLDGIRRQWTVTAGAASGPAVTSLRTVAREALPQTLHAVSAALLTGDTRPITETAVWLSELLAARGVEADPAISELGAVLAAALVDHPLSLDLVRRHFRCAPTG; the protein is encoded by the coding sequence ATGCGTCCGCTGACACCGCTGCGGGAAGCGCGGCAGCACTACGAGAACGCCCCGGCGGCCGACGACCGGACCGCCGTCGCCGGGCTGGTCGAGCGTCTGCTGGACGACGGGGTGGCGCCGCCGGACGTGTTGACCGGGGTGGTGGCGCCCGTGCAGCGCGCGATCGGTGAACGCTGGCAGCGCGGCGAATGGACGGTCGCGCAGGAACACGCCGCGACCGCGATGGCGATGGCGGCCACCGACGTCGTCGCGCGGCGGTTGAACCAGCTGCCGGTCACCGCCGGTCACGTGATCGTGACCTGCGCGGAACGCGAATGGCACTGGCTGCCGGCCGCGATCATCGCCTGCGTGCTGCGGGCCGACGGGTGGCGGACGACCCAGCTGGGGCCGGCGACGCCGCCGATGCGGTTGAGCCGGTACATCCAGGATCTCGGGCCGGACGCGGTGGCGGTCAGCTGCTCGGTGCTCGGCGCGCTGCCCACCACCCGCCGGTTCATCGAGGCCGCCACCGCGGCCGGGGTGCCCGTCATGGTCGGCGGCGCGGCCCTGGGCGCCGACGAACTCCGGGCGGCCGCACTGGGAGCTACCGCGTGGGCGCCCGACGCCCGGGCAGCCCGGGACGTCATCACCACCCTGGCCACCGTGGTGCCGCCGGCGCCGCCGCTGCCCGCCGCGCCCGCGCGCGAACAACGCGCCCTCGACCTCGATCAGCCACGGCTGCTCGACGGCATCCGGCGGCAGTGGACGGTGACGGCCGGCGCGGCGTCCGGCCCCGCGGTGACCTCGCTGCGCACCGTCGCGCGCGAGGCACTGCCCCAGACCCTGCACGCGGTGTCGGCGGCCCTGCTCACCGGGGACACCCGACCGATCACCGAGACCGCCGTGTGGTTGTCCGAACTGCTGGCCGCCCGCGGTGTGGAGGCGGACCCGGCGATCAGTGAACTCGGGGCCGTGCTGGCCGCGGCGCTGGTCGATCATCCGTTGAGTCTGGATCTGGTGCGCCGGCACTTCCGGTGCGCGCCGACCGGTTGA